A window from Brachyhypopomus gauderio isolate BG-103 chromosome 6, BGAUD_0.2, whole genome shotgun sequence encodes these proteins:
- the LOC143517469 gene encoding uncharacterized protein LOC143517469 isoform X1 codes for MAKSAFQAQLSSIMGIMTESAMKQICEIVDHDFAYLRLELTRALNENAALSDKMHALEGEVETLRNTKNEPRTRSKKCRSVCIQTVEVSDSPSINGIFGKEWCSSLWEGSEPRTGEKVGYFDPLVSDEPNDNSNLLTIKEENCEKEVCPANSNEAVVTRRKNPSSPSNHNGIPEVNLDDDDDEEEDVYFISAGFVETPEVHPTPSISPGADYPKIICVDDTVENLIMPSYNPMEFDEHCMPIEFIAGEHTARHPFEEQEKVTPHDPVKDAGIGLGGGQILRYFDGFSVHEHLQSEETLKAMPRCSECSREFSRQSSLTLHRKKCHQKLNLYTCPKCKEVFHQKNLLRTHKCLPSENPAKTSSQRFRCEECGKHFHSRANLRVHNAVHTGEKPYRCSYCGRGFSQKGNRTAHERIHKGERPFVCLTCGKSFIQKVNLKQHLVVHSRIQKSKAKKNTEKPL; via the exons ATGGCGAAGTCTGCTTTTCAAGCACAGCTCAGCTCTATCATGGGGATAATGACTGAATCGGCGATGAAACAGATCTGCGAGATTGTGGATCATGATTTCGCGTATTTACGTCTAGAACTGACACGAGCTCTGAACGAAAACGCAGCTCTTAGTGATAAAATGCATGCACTCGAGGGCGAAGTGGAAACCCTCCGCAATACAAAGAATGAACCACGGACCCGGTCCAAGAAGTGCCGTTCTGTTTGCATTCAAACAGTGGAAG TATCGGACTCGCCATCCATTAACGGAATCTTCGGAAAGGAATGGTGCTCCAGTTTGTGGGAAGGGAGTGAGCCAAGAACAGGCGAAAAAGTAGGATATTTCGACCCTCTCGTGTCTGATGAG CCTAATGATAACAGTAATCTGCTAACCATCAAAGAGGAGAACTGTGAGAAGGAAGTTTGTCCCGCCAATTCAA ATGAAGCAGTGGTCACCAGAAGAAAGAACCCCTCTTCTCCATCAAACCACAATGGTATTCCAGAAGTGAAcctagatgatgatgatgatgaagaagaagaCGTGTATTTCATATCTGCAGGATTTGTGGAGACACCTGAAGTCCACCCCACACCTTCTATTTCGCCAGGGGCAGATTACCCAAAAATAATATGTGTGGATGACACTGTTGAAAATCTAATTATGCCAAGTTATAATCCCATGGAGTTTGATGAACATTGCATGCCCATTGAGTTTATTGCAGGTGAGCACACAGCAAGGCACCCATTTGAGGAACAGGAGAAAGTCACCCCACACGATCCAGTAAAAGATGCAGGAATAGGCTTAGGTGGTGGGCAGATCTTAAGGTACTTTGACGGATTCAGCGTCCATGAACATCTTCAGTCAGAAGAAACGTTAAAGGCCATGCCCCGTTGCTCTGAGTGCAGCAGGGAGTTCAGCCGGCAAAGCAGTCTTACCTTACACAGGAAGAAGTGTCACCAGAAGCTGAATCTGTACACGTGCCCCAAGTGCAAGGAGGTTTTCCACCAGAAGAACTTGCTCAGAACCCACAAGTGTCTGCCTTCCGAAAACCCCGCAAAGACTTCCAGTCAGAGGTTCCGCTGTGAGGAGTGCGGTAAGCATTTCCATTCGAGAGCCAACCTCAGGGTCCACAACGCCGTGCACACCGGGGAGAAGCCTTACCGATGCAGCTACTGTGGCAGGGGCTTCTCGCAGAAGGGAAACCGCACAGCTCACGAACGCATCCACAAAGGGGAGAGACCGTTCGTATGCCTCACCTGTGGGAAGAGCTTCATCCAGAAAGTGAACCTGAAACAACACTTGGTTGTTCACAGCAGGATACAAAAGAGCAAAGCTaagaaaaacacagaaaaaccaCTGTGA
- the LOC143517469 gene encoding uncharacterized protein LOC143517469 isoform X2, giving the protein MAKSAFQAQLSSIMGIMTESAMKQICEIVDHDFAYLRLELTRALNENAALSDKMHALEGEVETLRNTKNEPRTRSKKCRSVCIQTVEVSDSPSINGIFGKEWCSSLWEGSEPRTGEKPNDNSNLLTIKEENCEKEVCPANSNEAVVTRRKNPSSPSNHNGIPEVNLDDDDDEEEDVYFISAGFVETPEVHPTPSISPGADYPKIICVDDTVENLIMPSYNPMEFDEHCMPIEFIAGEHTARHPFEEQEKVTPHDPVKDAGIGLGGGQILRYFDGFSVHEHLQSEETLKAMPRCSECSREFSRQSSLTLHRKKCHQKLNLYTCPKCKEVFHQKNLLRTHKCLPSENPAKTSSQRFRCEECGKHFHSRANLRVHNAVHTGEKPYRCSYCGRGFSQKGNRTAHERIHKGERPFVCLTCGKSFIQKVNLKQHLVVHSRIQKSKAKKNTEKPL; this is encoded by the exons ATGGCGAAGTCTGCTTTTCAAGCACAGCTCAGCTCTATCATGGGGATAATGACTGAATCGGCGATGAAACAGATCTGCGAGATTGTGGATCATGATTTCGCGTATTTACGTCTAGAACTGACACGAGCTCTGAACGAAAACGCAGCTCTTAGTGATAAAATGCATGCACTCGAGGGCGAAGTGGAAACCCTCCGCAATACAAAGAATGAACCACGGACCCGGTCCAAGAAGTGCCGTTCTGTTTGCATTCAAACAGTGGAAG TATCGGACTCGCCATCCATTAACGGAATCTTCGGAAAGGAATGGTGCTCCAGTTTGTGGGAAGGGAGTGAGCCAAGAACAGGCGAAAAA CCTAATGATAACAGTAATCTGCTAACCATCAAAGAGGAGAACTGTGAGAAGGAAGTTTGTCCCGCCAATTCAA ATGAAGCAGTGGTCACCAGAAGAAAGAACCCCTCTTCTCCATCAAACCACAATGGTATTCCAGAAGTGAAcctagatgatgatgatgatgaagaagaagaCGTGTATTTCATATCTGCAGGATTTGTGGAGACACCTGAAGTCCACCCCACACCTTCTATTTCGCCAGGGGCAGATTACCCAAAAATAATATGTGTGGATGACACTGTTGAAAATCTAATTATGCCAAGTTATAATCCCATGGAGTTTGATGAACATTGCATGCCCATTGAGTTTATTGCAGGTGAGCACACAGCAAGGCACCCATTTGAGGAACAGGAGAAAGTCACCCCACACGATCCAGTAAAAGATGCAGGAATAGGCTTAGGTGGTGGGCAGATCTTAAGGTACTTTGACGGATTCAGCGTCCATGAACATCTTCAGTCAGAAGAAACGTTAAAGGCCATGCCCCGTTGCTCTGAGTGCAGCAGGGAGTTCAGCCGGCAAAGCAGTCTTACCTTACACAGGAAGAAGTGTCACCAGAAGCTGAATCTGTACACGTGCCCCAAGTGCAAGGAGGTTTTCCACCAGAAGAACTTGCTCAGAACCCACAAGTGTCTGCCTTCCGAAAACCCCGCAAAGACTTCCAGTCAGAGGTTCCGCTGTGAGGAGTGCGGTAAGCATTTCCATTCGAGAGCCAACCTCAGGGTCCACAACGCCGTGCACACCGGGGAGAAGCCTTACCGATGCAGCTACTGTGGCAGGGGCTTCTCGCAGAAGGGAAACCGCACAGCTCACGAACGCATCCACAAAGGGGAGAGACCGTTCGTATGCCTCACCTGTGGGAAGAGCTTCATCCAGAAAGTGAACCTGAAACAACACTTGGTTGTTCACAGCAGGATACAAAAGAGCAAAGCTaagaaaaacacagaaaaaccaCTGTGA
- the trim35-13 gene encoding zinc-binding protein A33: MATRHARLEDDLSCPICGQILQQPVVLFCRHRFCKLCLEGSWSGDGPCECPLCCQPASVGELMVNSTLQKTCEGFLIERRKNDPFVCREHGETLTLFCLEDLRPTCVVCKSSAGHYGHRLYSLEDASQDCKAELKNALKPLKEKLSLFRKIKLTYDQTAEHIKRQAEHTERQIRAEFESLHQFLHNEETARLSELKREEDQKSQAIMGKIDDVEKEMASLTNTIRMTEKEMNSQDIPFLQNYKDTIKRTWHIPQEPEMISASLVDVAKYIGSLKFKVWEKMKTIIQYTPVILDPNTAATCFQLSEDLTELQYCGQMFQLPDNPERFDVGAEILGSDGFRSGKHSWEVKVKGNTYWVIGVASESINRKGKHVLTPAEGFWAIRLRNGEYKACSAPWSPLTMSREPEVVRVVLDMERSKITFYDPRERTPLYTFTDILAPRALPYFCSACKERPLRVLPVGVSVTVGR, encoded by the exons ATGGCAACCAGACACGCTCGGCTGGAAGACGACCTCTCTTGCCCGATCTGCGGGCAGATCCTGCAGCAGCCCGTGGTACTTTTCTGCAGACACAGGTTCTGTAAGCTCTGCCTGGAGGGCAGCTGGAGCGGCGACGGACCGTGCGAATGCCCGCTGTGTTGCCAGCCGGCCTCCGTGGGAGAGCTCATGGTCAACTCCACGCTCCAGAAGACCTGTGAGGGGTTTCTGATCGAACGCCGCAAGAACGACCCCTTTGTGTGCAGGGAACACGGAGAAACGCTGACACTCTTCTGTCTGGAGGATCTGCGGCCCACCTGTGTGGTGTGCAAGTCATCAGCCGGCCACTACGGGCACAGGTTATATTCTTTGGAAGATGCGTCCCAAGACTGTAAG GCTGAGTTGAAGAATGCGTTAAAGCCCCTGAAAGAGAAGTTGAGCCTCTTCAGGAAAATTAAACTCACGTATGATCAAACAGCAGAGCACATCAAG agacaggcagagcacacagagaggcagataagAGCAGAGTTCGAATCGCTCCACCAGTTCCTTCACAATGAGGAAACTGCTCGACTCTCTGAGCTGAAACGTGAAGAAGACCAGAAGAGCCAGGCCATAATGGGAAAGATTGACGACgtggaaaaagaaatggcatCCCTCACTAACACTATCAGAATGACTGAAAAGGAGATGAACTCTCAAGACATCCCTTTCCTCCAG AACTACAAGGACACGATAAAGAG GACCTGGCACATACCCCAGGAACCAGAAATGATATCTGCATCCCTGGTTGATGTAGCCAAATACATAGGCTCATTAAAATTCAAGGTTTGGGAGAAGATGAAGACTATAATTCAATATA CTCCCGTGATTCTAGACCCCAACACGGCCGCGACCTGCTTCCAGCTGTCGGAGGACCTGACGGAGCTGCAGTACTGTGGCCAGATGTTCCAGCTCCCAGACAACCCCGAGCGATTCGACGTGGGAGCCGAGATTCTGGGCTCCGACGGCTTCCGCTCGGGTAAGCACAGCTGGGAGGTGAAGGTGAAAGGGAACACCTACTGGGTCATCGGTGTGGCCAGCGAGTCCATCAACAGGAAGGGCAAACACGTTCTGACCCCTGCTGAGGGTTTCTGGGCCATCCGGCTGCGGAACGGGGAGTACAAGGCCTGCTCGGCGCCCTGGTCGCCACTGACCATGAGCAGGGAGCcggaggtggtgagggtggtgctgGACATGGAGCGATCCAAGATCACGTTCTACGACCCGCGGGAGAGGACGCCGCTCTACACCTTCACGGACATCCTCGCCCCACGAGCGCTCCCGTACTTCTGCAGCGCCTGCAAGGAAAGGCCGCTCAGGGTGCTGCCGGTGGGCGTGTCTGTAACCGTGGGGCGCTAG